The Methanocella arvoryzae MRE50 genome includes a region encoding these proteins:
- a CDS encoding type I restriction-modification system subunit M, which produces MSEKLTFETMKAKVWEAADILRGSIDSADYKNYIFGMLFLKRLSDVFEEEAEKIEKETGDKDAAWNDPDEHQFFVPEKARWSELKKSSSNIGDKLNKACEAIEDKNNVLEGLLASIDFNTDKLGEPKQRDATLSQLIQHFSKIPMRNSDFAEPDMLGRVYEYLIEKFADDAGKKGGEFYTPRMVVKLIVELLEPKEGMRICDPTCGSGGMLIESAHYVEQHGGNSKNLSLFGQEKNIGTWGICKMNMVLHGYVDVNIEKGDTIRDPKHVKDGQLMLFDRVIANPPFSLDKWGREEAEKDGFGRFSYGIPPKTKGDFAFVEHMIATLNSKGKLGVVVPHGVLFRGAAEGKIREGIIKDDLIEAIIGLPTNLFYGTGIPAAILIMNRDKPAERKGKIIIVNAVDEYQEGKNQNYLRDQDIEKIVRAVREYIDIDKYSRIVSLDEIKENDYNLNISRYVDTTMEEPPIDIKAVLKELKEIEVRRAEIGKKMDAYLKELGYVE; this is translated from the coding sequence ATGAGCGAGAAACTGACGTTTGAGACGATGAAGGCAAAGGTCTGGGAGGCTGCCGATATTCTGCGAGGCTCCATAGACTCGGCAGACTACAAGAATTACATCTTCGGCATGCTGTTCCTGAAGAGGCTGTCCGATGTATTCGAGGAAGAGGCGGAGAAGATCGAGAAGGAGACTGGCGACAAAGACGCCGCCTGGAACGATCCTGACGAGCACCAGTTCTTCGTGCCAGAAAAGGCCCGCTGGTCGGAGCTCAAGAAATCGTCTTCCAATATCGGCGACAAGCTGAACAAAGCTTGTGAGGCCATCGAAGATAAAAACAACGTCCTCGAAGGGCTGCTCGCCTCGATCGACTTCAACACAGACAAGCTCGGCGAACCCAAGCAGCGCGACGCCACGCTCTCCCAGCTCATCCAGCACTTCTCCAAAATCCCCATGCGGAACTCCGACTTTGCCGAGCCCGACATGCTAGGCAGGGTCTACGAGTACCTGATAGAAAAGTTCGCCGATGATGCCGGCAAGAAGGGCGGAGAATTCTATACACCACGGATGGTAGTTAAGCTCATCGTCGAATTGTTAGAGCCGAAAGAGGGGATGCGCATTTGTGACCCTACCTGCGGCTCTGGCGGCATGCTCATCGAATCGGCCCACTACGTAGAGCAGCATGGCGGCAACTCCAAGAACCTATCGCTATTCGGCCAGGAGAAGAACATCGGCACCTGGGGCATCTGTAAGATGAACATGGTTCTCCACGGCTATGTCGATGTAAACATTGAGAAGGGCGACACGATCAGAGACCCCAAGCACGTCAAGGACGGACAGCTGATGCTATTCGATCGCGTCATAGCAAACCCCCCGTTCAGCCTCGATAAATGGGGCCGGGAGGAAGCGGAAAAGGATGGCTTTGGCCGATTCAGCTACGGCATACCGCCCAAGACCAAGGGCGACTTCGCCTTCGTTGAGCACATGATCGCCACCCTTAACAGCAAAGGCAAGCTCGGCGTAGTTGTTCCCCACGGTGTTTTATTCAGAGGAGCGGCCGAGGGCAAAATCCGGGAAGGCATCATCAAAGACGACCTCATCGAGGCGATCATAGGCTTGCCGACAAACCTCTTTTATGGGACAGGCATTCCCGCAGCTATCCTAATTATGAACAGGGATAAGCCCGCCGAGAGAAAGGGCAAGATCATCATCGTCAACGCCGTCGATGAGTATCAGGAGGGCAAGAACCAGAACTATCTCCGAGATCAGGATATAGAGAAGATCGTCCGAGCTGTCAGGGAATATATTGATATTGACAAGTATAGTAGGATTGTCTCATTGGACGAGATCAAGGAGAACGACTACAACCTCAACATTTCCCGGTATGTCGACACTACTATGGAAGAGCCTCCGATCGATATTAAGGCTGTGCTGAAAGAGCTGAAGGAGATCGAGGTGCGACGTGCGGAGATCGGGAAGAAGATGGATGCTTACCTTAAGGAGCTGGGGTATGTCGAGTAA